One Pichia kudriavzevii chromosome 3, complete sequence genomic window carries:
- a CDS encoding uncharacterized protein (PKUD0C06830; similar to Saccharomyces cerevisiae YFR044C (DUG1); ancestral locus Anc_3.555; intron in 5' UTR) translates to MFLCKSPIRRLPSIGSLISSLSSYRNLSSNINTDSKVDPHTNTIPPHISFRIHTNKMSDIDSKITPLFAKIDELKPQFIDRLRRAVAIPSVSSDESLRPQVFKMADFLKSELEALGADDITFKDLGIQPPPVADPNLQLPPIVLSKFGSDPNKKTVLIYGHYDVQPALLEDGWASDPFKLEERDNKLFGRGSTDDKGPVMGWLNSLQAHKELGIELPVNIVFCFEGMEESGSLGLDELIAREAKQYFKEVQSVCISDNYWLGTKKPVLTYGLRGCNYYQIIIKGPGADLHSGIFGGVIHEPMTDLIKVMSQLVDVNGNILIPGVLDMVAPVTEKEAGLYDDIDFDVNELNLASGSDTAIYQSKKDILMHRWRYPSLSLHGIEGAFSGAGAKTVIPSQVIGKFSIRTVPDMDSATLDKLVIDYCNAKFAELKSPNKFTAELIHDGAYWVSDPFNNEFTAAKLATEKVWNVTPDLTREGGSIPITITFEQQLGANVLLLPMGKGDDGAHSINEKVDVLNYIEGTKTLSAYLHYYSITK, encoded by the coding sequence ATGTTTCTCTGCAAATCGCCTATTAGACGTCTCCCATCTATAGGATCTCTTATCTCTTCCTTGTCCTCGTATAGGAATTTGAGCTCCAACATTAACACCGATTCCAAAGTTGATCCTCATACTAATACAATACCACCACATATATCTTTTAGAATCCATACCAACAAAATGTCCGACATTGATTCCAAAATCACCCCGTTATTTGCGAAAATCGACGAACTAAAGCCACAATTTATCGATAGGTTAAGAAGAGCAGTTGCAATTCCTTCTGTTTCATCAGATGAATCCTTAAGACCCCAGGTCTTTAAAATGGCcgatttcttgaaatcgGAATTGGAAGCCTTGGGCGCTGACGACATCACTTTTAAAGACCTCGGTATTCAACCACCTCCAGTTGCAGACCCAAACCTTCAACTACCTCCAATTGTTTTGTCCAAATTTGGTTCCGatccaaacaaaaagacaGTTTTGATTTATGGCCATTATGATGTCCAGCCAGCTTTATTAGAAGATGGTTGGGCCTCTGATCCTTTCAAGTTGGAAGAAAGAGACAACAAGTTGTTTGGTAGAGGTTCCACTGATGATAAAGGTCCTGTAATGGGTTGGTTGAACTCCTTACAAGCTCATAAGGAATTAGGTATTGAATTACCTGTTAATATTGTCTTTTGCTTTGAAGGTATGGAAGAATCCGGTTCTCTTGGATTGGACGAACTAATTGCAAGAGAAGCTAAGcaatatttcaaagaagTCCAATCTGTCTGTATTTCCGACAATTATTGGTTAGGTACCAAAAAACCTGTTTTAACTTACGGTTTAAGAGGTTGTAACTACtaccaaatcatcattaaaGGCCCTGGTGCTGATTTGCACTCTGGTATTTTTGGTGGTGTTATTCATGAACCAATGACTGATTTAATTAAGGTCATGTCTCAATTGGTTGACGTTAATGGTAACATCTTGATCCCAGGTGTCTTGGATATGGTTGCCCCAGTTACTGAAAAGGAAGCCGGTTTATACGATGACATTGATTTCGATGTCAATGAATTAAATTTAGCTTCTGGTTCTGATACTGCCATCTACcaatcaaagaaagataTTCTAATGCACAGATGGAGATACCCATCTTTGTCTTTACACGGTATTGAAGGTGCATTTTCCGGTGCAGGCGCAAAGACCGTCATTCCTTCGCAAGTCATTGGTAAATTCTCAATTAGAACTGTCCCTGATATGGACTCTGCTACTTTGGATAAGTTGGTCATTGATTACTGTAATGCCAAATTCGCAGAACTGAAATCACCAAACAAATTCACCGCAGAATTGATCCATGACGGTGCTTACTGGGTCTCCGATCCTTTCAACAACGAATTCACCGCAGCAAAACTGGCAACTGAAAAGGTTTGGAACGTCACTCCAGACTTAACCAGAGAAGGTGGTTCTATCCCAATCACAATTACCTTTGAACAACAGTTGGGCGCAAATGTTCTTTTGTTACCAATGGGTAAAGGTGATGACGGTGCACATTCCATCAACGAAAAAGTCGATGTCTTGAACTACATTGAAGGTACGAAAACTTTATCTGCATACCTTCACTACTACTCCATCACTAAATAG
- a CDS encoding uncharacterized protein (PKUD0C06840; similar to Saccharomyces cerevisiae YAL056W (GPB2) and YOR371C (GPB1); ancestral locus Anc_7.9): protein MEEYIRRPGVPEFLYPASTAMVYTSLNLTDPKEFKKENYKYHHYYSNLSSTLVSPSTQSNFYPSDNFEYYRSHKVYKPLSIPKSTTDGRIEPSRSKKYFQNVNCFMDSPPLFGDAALRGVSYGAGADMPDGIYTFGGLECMLTPEYEEMLKKITQNFTIPPENIKLECDYDIPFPIDKEKIESMSLKPCLTVKKYLPESNCLRYVCELNNDQNENELEDDRTSFNDLLKKTDGKIIQKNKPQGMATSSSSSYQDTPKSLICATASKVSNRFFATYGGLEIITEIKYPDDQHCIIEKKLIPNDQLWLFDTITCKFREIKLSVHPTYSSIFPNTVPRFGHGMVSISVEENINLSKKNELNHDFKDAENHESKENITVGTFSKPATIFVMGGYRAMDDTNKFVAINDLWKCDLFLDDKGAADEVLAAPIGDFEMANDYFSYNIDDKLNEHPNNPTSNKFTGVFRHSMGNQWPSPRGFFSMNLIDNDFMLNYVDWKSPCRENASIKQKLLQKELLAKRERETEQNLHTPLPTTKLNFSFTSAEYKKPEFTRTKTTTRITGNHGPGVASDISSRSDSPSSELSNHTSSVKQFENKVLILIGGSSIMYTKVSDDEQYDVYYNKYILGDIWVFDFQTESWYNFEEHVKIKRALQVCGHMLIISPYTLNVVGGVAESHYDESLFEPIQGGLSRTNNWEHKVQTQNWSRGKECVSIFHREKRKSKPKNHFDSHVGVEITKDRTAEYNHFSAFIFDFQKSLWNNIQIAIVNDHKYFVPWEFNKSRKIMSGGTLLNTDFEDGRIKNDFDVDKEPLGGYGVLAVCGLVFYKDNRTVLISPDLKVLDEKRKCILGKQRLVGNSIADIYSSYI from the coding sequence ATGGAGGAGTATATAAGGAGGCCGGGGGTCCCTGAATTCTTGTACCCTGCTTCGACAGCAATGGTCTATACTTCGTTGAACTTAACAGATCCCAAGgaattcaaaaaagaaaactacAAGTATCACCATTACTACTCAAATTTGAGCAGCACTTTGGTATCACCCAGCACCCAATCAAATTTTTATCCAAGTGACAATTTTGAGTACTATCGATCTCATAAAGTTTATAAGCCTCtgtcaattccaaaatcgACAACAGATGGCAGAATTGAACCAAGTCGTTCGAAAAAGTACTTTCAGAATGTTAACTGTTTTATGGACAGTCCTCCCCTATTTGGTGATGCAGCTCTTCGGGGTGTATCATATGGCGCTGGCGCTGATATGCCAGATGGTATCTATACCTTTGGTGGTTTGGAATGTATGCTAACCCCAGAATATGAGGAAAtgctaaaaaaaattacacAGAACTTCACCATACCTCCggaaaacatcaaactAGAATGTGATTATGATATACCATTCCCCAttgacaaagaaaaaatagaatCAATGTCGTTGAAGCCTTGTCTTACGGTTAAAAAGTATTTGCCTGAATCAAATTGTCTCCGTTATGTTTGTGAATTAAACAATGATCAGAATGAGAATGAATTGGAAGATGACAGGACatctttcaatgatttattaaaaaaaactgaCGGAAAAATtatccaaaaaaataaaccaCAGGGTATGGCCACATCAAGTTCAAGCTCCTACCAGGACACTCCAAAGTCCCTGATTTGTGCTACTGCTTCAAAAGTAAGTAACAGGTTTTTTGCTACTTATGGTGGATTGGAAATTATTACAGAAATCAAATATCCTGATGATCAACATTGTATAATAGAGAAGAAATTAATTCCTAACGATCAGCTTTGGTTATTTGATACTATTACTTGTAAATTTCGGGAAATCAAACTATCTGTCCACCCAACTTATTCGTCCATTTTCCCAAATACGGTACCTAGATTTGGGCATGGAATGGTATCCATCTCGGTggaagaaaatatcaatctGTCAAAAAAGAACGAACTCAATCATGACTTTAAAGACGCCGAAAATCATgaatcaaaggaaaatattaCAGTAGGTACATTCTCAAAGCCTGCAACTATCTTTGTGATGGGCGGATACAGGGCAATGGATGACACCAATAAATTTGTGGCTATCAATGATTTGTGGAAATGTGATTTATTCTTAGATGATAAAGGTGCAGCTGATGAGGTACTAGCTGCCCCAATTGGTGATTTTGAGATGGCAAATGATTATTTCAGTTATAATATTGATGACAAATTAAATGAACACCCAAACAATCCAACGTCTAACAAATTTACCGGAGTTTTTAGGCATTCAATGGGCAACCAGTGGCCGTCACCTCgaggttttttttcaatgaatctAATTGACAATGACTTTATGTTGAACTATGTTGACTGGAAATCACCATGTCGTGAAAATGCTTCTATAAAACAGAAACTCCTACAGAAAGAATTGTTGGCCAAACGTGAAAGAGAAACTGAACAAAACTTGCACACTCCTTTGCCCACCACGAAATTAAACTTCTCATTCACTTCAGCGGAATACAAGAAGCCTGAATTTACAAGAACGAAAACTACAACAAGAATCACTGGTAACCATGGACCAGGAGTGGCATCTGATATATCTAGTAGATCTGATTCGCCGTCTTCAGAGTTGAGTAATCATACTAGTAGTGTCAAGCAGTTTGAGAATAAGGTGCTAATTTTGATAGGCGGATCATCTATAATGTACACGAAAGTTTCTGATGATGAGCAATATGATGTCTACTATAATAAATATATTCTTGGGGATATATGGGTTTTCGATTTCCAAACAGAATCATGGTATaactttgaagaacatGTTAAAATTAAGAGAGCTTTGCAAGTATGTGGACACATGTTAATTATATCTCCATATACTTTGAATGTAGTGGGTGGTGTGGCCGAATCACACTATGACGAGTCATTATTTGAGCCTATACAGGGTGGACTAAGTAGGACAAACAATTGGGAACATAAGGTACAAACACAAAATTGGAGCAGAGGCAAAGAATGTGTCTCTATATTCCATCGAGAAAAGCGCAAATCCAAACCCaaaaatcattttgattCCCATGTTGGTGTCGAAATCACTAAAGATCGAACTGCGGAGTACAACCATTTCTCTGCATTTatatttgatttccaaaaatcATTGTGGAATAATATACAGATTGCTATTGTCAATGATCACAAATACTTTGTGCCGTGGGAATTTAACAAATCTAGGAAGATAATGAGTGGTGGTACACTTCTAAATACcgattttgaagatggaaGAATTAAAAACGATTTTGACGTGGATAAGGAACCTCTAGGGGGTTATGGTGTTCTGGCGGTGTGTGGCTTAGTTTTTTACAAAGATAATAGGACCGTTTTGATTTCACCGGATCTTAAGGTACTTGATGAGAAGCGTAAATGCATTTTAGGCAAACAGCGTTTAGTAGGTAATTCTATTGCTGATATTTATTCTTCGTACATTTAA
- a CDS encoding uncharacterized protein (PKUD0C06850; similar to Saccharomyces cerevisiae YPR093C (ASR1); ancestral locus Anc_3.405), with translation MAKKRECPICLEDITSNDPSYTLTIPCKHFYHKSCILSWTSKSASTCPQCRNELTSLFTPADQKTIKINHKVQDKLVDLINNHPSEPSSSIISTNGLSHIEINTESALSRPNGPLFSNTHQQVQQQLNTNIRHLSNQQCSICDNTVLITQLIICPQCSGLYHRSCCDGLNCPFCEEWIDDLACSTVTTKKRKTLDRSADDTQYYTKIADDMKKRVKEDSSKKVEEQVTNLAWEELTRIKESGANVGSELRITNPLSPPHTSESNEKQLKTPKKRKKHVQLTESALSLLDPKFKRHEVVTIRGLSFTQKLLVQRLILKPRLRKEIADKLTFQAYTDLNKHLSHVLYGYIQEVPRAISMMNAVIELAEREGHMPLKDRKSLDKFALTFKGDTLIDKFKNCDWGDESILQNLIDEEIRKWI, from the coding sequence atggccaaaaaaagagaatgCCCCATTTGTTTAGAAGATATCACCTCTAATGATCCTTCATATACATTGACAATACCCTGCAAGCATTTTTATCACAAGTCGTGCATTCTTTCATGGACCTCAAAATCAGCATCTACCTGTCCTCAGTGCCGAAATGAGCTAACGTCATTATTCACGCCAGCTGATCAGAAGACTATAAAGATCAACCATAAAGTACAGGATAAACTGGTTGACTTGATCAATAATCACCCATCTGAACCGTCGTCGTCTATCATTTCTACAAATGGACTATCACATATAGAAATTAATACAGAATCGGCTTTATCAAGACCAAACGGCCcacttttttcaaatacacaCCAACAGGTACAACAACAGTTAAACACAAATATCAGGCATTTGTCTAATCAGCAATGCAGTATTTGCGATAACACAGTACTCATTACACAACTGATAATATGTCCACAGTGTTCAGGTTTGTACCATCGCTCATGTTGTGATGGTCTTAATTGCCCCTTTTGCGAAGAATGGATCGATGATTTAGCTTGTTCTACCGTGACCAcaaagaagaggaaaactTTGGATCGATCAGCTGATGATACTCAATACTATACAAAGATAGCCGACGATATGAAAAAGAGAGTGAAGGAAGATAGCAGTAAAAAGGTTGAGGAACAGGTCACAAACCTTGCATGGGAAGAGTTGACTCGTATTAAGGAGAGTGGTGCCAATGTGGGCTCTGAGCTAAGGATAACAAATCCACTTTCTCCGCCTCATACTAGCGAAAGTAATGAGAAGCAACTAAAAActccaaagaaaaggaagaagcATGTCCAATTGACGGAATCAGCTCTATCGTTGCTTGATCCCAAGTTTAAAAGGCATGAAGTGGTGACAATAAGGGGATTATCATTTACCCAGAAATTGTTAGTGCAAAGATTGATACTTAAACCACGGCTAAGAAAGGAAATAGCTGATAAACTTACGTTTCAAGCATACACCGACCTAAATAAACATTTGTCACATGTTTTGTACGGCTATATCCAAGAAGTCCCCCGGGcaatatcaatgatgaaTGCAGTTATTGAATTAGCGGAGCGTGAAGGACATATGCCACTCAAGGATAGGAAAAGTTTGGATAAATTTGCACTCACATTTAAAGGGGATACATTGATCGATAAGTTCAAAAATTGCGATTGGGGCGATGAAAGTATATTACAGAATttaattgatgaagagatACGTAAATGGATATAA
- a CDS encoding uncharacterized protein (PKUD0C06860; Pfam Domains: Aldo_ket_red(2.2e-91)), whose translation MTIPSYRTLNSGHKIPSIALGVYQTPPHETAAVVFAALESGYRHIDCAQFYENEEEACRGIAKWIAKDPSRNKREHVFYTTKIFDPDHGYARTNKAIELSLERAKEIGYIDLLLLHSPQSDYERRHGSWMAFQEFVESGKVKSIGVSNYGIKHLKELLEYPDLKTKPAVNQLELHPWLTRNDLTAYTANQGLLVEAYTPLVRARKMDDPTLLKVAEDHNRTPAQILINWSLSKGFIPLPKTATVSRLASNLRPCNSNYLKNRLTP comes from the coding sequence ATGACGATCCCTTCATATCGTACACTTAATTCAGGTCACAAAATACCAAGTATTGCATTGGGTGTCTATCAGACACCGCCACACGAGACTGCAGCAGTGGTGTTTGCCGCCTTAGAAAGTGGATATCGGCACATTGATTGTGCACAGttttatgaaaatgaggAGGAAGCATGCCGAGGTATAGCAAAATGGATTGCCAAAGACCCCAGCAGAAACAAGAGAGAGCATGTCTTCTACACGACTAAGATCTTTGACCCAGATCACGGTTACGCAAGGACAAACAAAGCCATTGAACTTTCACTTGAGAGagcaaaagaaattggtTACATTGATCTACTCTTACTTCATTCTCCACAGTCTGATTACGAGAGAAGACATGGTTCGTGGATGGCGTTTCAGGAGTTTGTAGAATCAGGTAAAGTCAAGAGTATCGGCGTTTCCAATTATGGTATTAAACACCTCAAGGAATTACTTGAATACCCTGACTTGAAAACCAAGCCAGCAGTGAACCAACTCGAACTTCATCCATGGTTGACAAGGAATGATTTGACCGCGTACACTGCGAACCAGGGTCTACTAGTGGAAGCTTATACCCCGTTGGTAAGGGCTAGGAAGATGGATGATCCCACCCTGCTCAAAGTAGCAGAGGACCATAACAGAACACCTGCACAGATCCTCATCAATTGGTCGCTTTCCAAGGGGTTTATTCCTCTTCCAAAGACCGCCACAGTTTCAAGATTGGCATCTAACTTGAGGCCATGCAATTCCAACTATCTAAAAAACAGGTTGACACCCTAG